The following nucleotide sequence is from Mesorhizobium sp. J8.
GCGGCCCGTGCCGACCAGCCGCGGGAATGGGAGGTGAGCTTCCAGGCGCCGGCGACCGACATGATGCGGCAGATCGAGCGGTTCGGGAACTACACCATGTGGTTCATCGTCCCGATCACCATCCTCGTGCTGCTGCTTCTGCTGGTCTGCATCGTCAGGTTCCGCGCCAGCGCCAACCCGGTGCCGTCCAAGACCAGCCACAACACGCTGATCGAGGTGATCTGGACCGTCGGCCCGGTGATCGTGCTTCTGCTCATCGCCATTCCCTCCTTCCAGCTGCTCACCGCGCAATACACCCCGCCGGAAGAAGCCAAGCTCACCGTCAAGGCGACCGGTAACCAGTGGAACTGGGATTACGAATACCAGGTCGACAAGACCTTCTCCTTCAACTCGGCGGTTCTCCAGGATGCCGACCGCGCCAAGGCCGGCAAGGAAGATCGCGCCCTCTATCCGCGCCTGCTGGCGGTCGACAACGAGCTGGTCGTGCCGGTCAACACCATGACCCGCGTGCTGATCACGGCGACCGACGTCATCCACTCTTTCGCCGTGCCGTCCTTCGGCATCAAGATGGACGCCGTGCCCGGCCGCACCAACGAGACCTGGTTCAAGGCGGAGAAGGAAGGCCTCTATTACGGCCAGTGCTCGCAGCTCTGCGGCAAGGACCATGCCTTCATGCCGATCGCAGTCCGTGTCGTGTCCGACGCGCAGTTCAAGACCTGGCTGGAGACGGCCAAGACCGACGTGCCTGCCGCCAACAAGGCGCTGATGGCCGAGATCGATGGTACCAACAAGGTAGCGGCCGCCGGCAACTGATGTCGCGGGTTAGCAAGATTTAGGGAACGGAGCGGAACATGGCAGAGGCTGCAGCTCACGATCACGGCGACCACAGGCCGCATGGCTGGGTCCGCTGGGTCTACTCGACCAACCACAAGGACATCGGCACGCTTTACCTGATCTTCGCGATCATGGCCGGCATCGTGGGGGGCGCGCTCTCGGTTGCCATCCGCATGGAGCTGCAGGAGCCTGGCATCCAGATCTTCAGCGGCCTGGCACAGATGGTCTACGGCATG
It contains:
- the coxB gene encoding cytochrome c oxidase subunit II translates to MRKFLASAEFLAGAAASAVLFSSAAARADQPREWEVSFQAPATDMMRQIERFGNYTMWFIVPITILVLLLLLVCIVRFRASANPVPSKTSHNTLIEVIWTVGPVIVLLLIAIPSFQLLTAQYTPPEEAKLTVKATGNQWNWDYEYQVDKTFSFNSAVLQDADRAKAGKEDRALYPRLLAVDNELVVPVNTMTRVLITATDVIHSFAVPSFGIKMDAVPGRTNETWFKAEKEGLYYGQCSQLCGKDHAFMPIAVRVVSDAQFKTWLETAKTDVPAANKALMAEIDGTNKVAAAGN